The sequence GTACGCCCCGAGCCGAGCAGCCCGGCCAGCCCGACGATCTCGCCCGGCCGCACGTCGAGATCGAGCGCGCTCATCATCCCGCGCCGGCCGACCTGCCGCATCGACAGGAACGGCGCGGCCGCGCCGGCGGCGGGAACGGCGGCCGCCGCCCCCGCACGCAGCGCGTCGGACATCCGCTCGCGGCCGGTCATCTTCGCGACCAGCGCGTCGACCGGCAGGTCGCGCGCCAGGTACTCGCCTTCGCGCTCGCCGTTGCGCATCACGGTGATCCGGTCGGACACCGCATAGGTCTGCTCGAGAAAGTGCGTGACGAACAGGATCGCGATGCCCGACGCCTTCAGCCGGCGCAGCACGTCGAACAACCGCGCGACCTCGCCGTCGTCGAGGCTCGACGTCGGCTCGTCGAGGATCAGCACGCGCGCGTCGACGGAAACGGCGCGCGCGATCGCGACCATCTGCTGCACGGCGATCGGATATGCATCGAGCGAGCGCGTGACGTCGAGCGACAGGTCGAGTTCCGCGAGCGCCGCGCGCGCGCGCGCATGGATCGCGTTCCAGTCGATCGCGCCGCGCCGCACCGGCTGCCGGCCCGCGAAGATGTTCTCGGCGACCGACAGGTTCGTGCACAGGTTCACTTCCTGGTAGAGCGTCTGGATCCCGGCCGCCTCGGCCTCGCGCGGCGCGCCGAAGCGCACGGGCCGGCCGCCGACGCGAATCTCGCCCGCGTCGTGCGCATGCACGCCGGTGAGCACGTTGATCAGCGTCGACTTGCCCGCGCCGTTCTGGCCCATCAGCGCATGGATCTCGCCGGGAAACAGCCGGAAGTCCACGCGCTGCAGCGCGCTGACGCCCGGAAATGCCTTGTCGATGCCGGTCATCTCGACCACCGGCGATTGCGTCATGACCCCTCCGTCGAAACGGTTGCGATGCGGGTGGCAGCCGCGCCGCCGCCCGCGCGGGACATCAATACTTGCGGGTCGGCAGCACCTGCGCCGCGACGTTCATCGGGAACACCGTCTCGTTCGTGACGATCCGCTTGGGCAGCTGCTTGCCGGCGACCACGTCCTTCACCGCGCTCATCAGCTGCGGGCCGAGCAGCGGGCTGCACTCGACGTCGACGTTGATCTTGCCGGCGATCATCGCCTGGAAGCCGCCCTTCGTCGCATCGAACGACACGACGCTCACGTCCTTGCCGGGCTTGATGCCGGCCTCTTCCATCGCCTGGATCGCGCCGAGCGCCATGTCGTCGTTGTGCGCGTAGACGACGTTGATCTGCTTGCCGTAGGTCTTCGCGAACGCTTCCATCACCTGCTTGCCGCCGGCGAGCGTGAAGTCGCCGCTCTGCGACGCGATCACCTTGAATTTCGGATTGTTCTTGATCACTTCGAGCAGGCCCGCGCGGCGATCGTTGGCCGGCGCCGAGCCGACCGTGCCTTGCAGCTCGACGATGTTGATCGGGCCCGCGTCGTTCTTGTAGTGCTCTTCCATCCAGTGACCGGCGCGCCGCCCTTCCTCGAGGAAGTCCGAGCCGATCATCGTCACGTACAGCGACGGATCCTTCACGTCGACCGCGCGATCGGTCAGGATCACCGGGATGTGCGCGGCCTTCGCTTCGGTCAGCACCGGCTCCCAGCCCGATTCGACGACCGGCGAGAACGCGATCACGTCGACCTTCTGCGCGATGAACGAGCGGATCGCGCGGATCTGGTTCTCCTGCTTCTGCTGCGCGTCCGAGAATTTCAGGTTGATGCCGGCGTCCTTCGCCGCGCCCTTCACCGATACGGTGTTCGCGGTGCGCCACGCGCTTTCCGCGCCGACCTGCGAAAACCCGAGCGTGATCGGCTTCTGCTGCGCGAACGCGCCGTGCGCGCACACCGTCGCCGCGGCGACGAGCGCGCCGGCCGTCAGCTTCCTGAAGAATGTCATGGTCCGTCTCCGATGATGTCGTTGTATGCCGCTGCGCTGTTGTGGTTCTGCGTGGCGCGGATGCGGGTCGGGGCATGCGAACCGGGCTGGCGCGTGCGGCCGGCCCGGTCTGCATGCCCCGCATCAGTCTATGAACAAGTCCGATAACCTTCCAATGAAATATTGGATCGAGGGGATATCGATATCGGCATTCGTATAAACACTTAATTGAGCGCTCAGAGGCAGCTCTCGCCCTATCGGCGTTTCAGCCCTGCAGTGCCGTCATCAGCACCTGCACCAGTTGGCCGCCTTCCGGCGTGGAGCGCTTCATCGAGTTCCTGCGCGACCGCCTCGCGCAGAGTTGAAGCAGGAAGGAAACAGCTGCCGCGAGCTTGCAGTCGACGTACGCAACTCGCGCGCGCAGCAGCTGTTGATCGAGGGGACGCTGCCGATTTCCCAAATCGCGTACCGGCTCGGCTTTACCGATGTCGCCAATTTCAGCCGCGCGTTTCGCCGGACTCACGGGATCAGTCCATCGGACTATCGAGACGGCGCCGAAGCAAACCGGTCATGCCGGGGTCGCGTGAGCACGCGCCCTCGTCAATTCAAATGCGCATCCGCCCGCAACGCATCATGCGATGCGTTGCGGGCGGATGGCACATGGCACGTCGCCGCGCTCAGGCCTTCAACGCCCCGAAGACCTCGTCCAGCATCTTCTTGGCGTCGCCGAACAGCATCCGGTTGTTGTCCTTGTAGAACAGCGGATTGTCGACGCCCGCATAGCCGGACGCCATGCTGCGCTTCATCACGATCGACGTCTTCGCCTTCCACACCTCCAGCACCGGCATGCCGGCGATCGGGCTGGCCGGATCTTCCTGCGCGGCCGGGTTCACGATGTCGTTCGCGCCGATCACCATCGACACGTCGGCTTCGGGGAAATCGCCGTTGATCTCGTCCATCTCCATCACGATGTCGTAAGGCACCTTCGCCTCGGCGAGCAGCACGTTCATGTGCCCCGGCATGCGGCCGGCCACCGGATGGATCGCGAAGCGCACGTCGACGCCCTTCTCGCGCAGCACCTTCGTGAGTTCATGCACCGTGTGCTGGGCTTGCGCGACGGCCATCCCGTAGCCGGGCACGATGATCACGCTCCTGGCCTCGCGCAGCATCTCGGCCGTCTCCAGCGCGCTCACCGCCACCACTTCGCCGGCCGGCTGCGCACCGGCGCCTGCCGCCGCGGGCGCACCGCTGCCGGTGCCGAAGCCGCCTGCGATCACGCTGATGAAGTTGCGGTTCATCGCGCGGCACAT is a genomic window of Burkholderia cepacia containing:
- a CDS encoding sugar ABC transporter ATP-binding protein is translated as MTQSPVVEMTGIDKAFPGVSALQRVDFRLFPGEIHALMGQNGAGKSTLINVLTGVHAHDAGEIRVGGRPVRFGAPREAEAAGIQTLYQEVNLCTNLSVAENIFAGRQPVRRGAIDWNAIHARARAALAELDLSLDVTRSLDAYPIAVQQMVAIARAVSVDARVLILDEPTSSLDDGEVARLFDVLRRLKASGIAILFVTHFLEQTYAVSDRITVMRNGEREGEYLARDLPVDALVAKMTGRERMSDALRAGAAAAVPAAGAAAPFLSMRQVGRRGMMSALDLDVRPGEIVGLAGLLGSGRTETAQLAFAAERADTGAIEIDGTRTRLASPHDAVRHGIAYCPEDRKKEGIVAALSIRENIVLALQARRGWWRLIGRARQREIAESYIARLGIKARDAEQPIGLLSGGNQQKVLLARWLATDPKLLILDEPTRGIDVAAKFDIMERVLALCRTGLAILFISSEIGEVVRVSHRIAVLRDRRKVAELTGADATEEQVYRLIAGGQS
- a CDS encoding ABC transporter substrate-binding protein; protein product: MTFFRKLTAGALVAAATVCAHGAFAQQKPITLGFSQVGAESAWRTANTVSVKGAAKDAGINLKFSDAQQKQENQIRAIRSFIAQKVDVIAFSPVVESGWEPVLTEAKAAHIPVILTDRAVDVKDPSLYVTMIGSDFLEEGRRAGHWMEEHYKNDAGPINIVELQGTVGSAPANDRRAGLLEVIKNNPKFKVIASQSGDFTLAGGKQVMEAFAKTYGKQINVVYAHNDDMALGAIQAMEEAGIKPGKDVSVVSFDATKGGFQAMIAGKINVDVECSPLLGPQLMSAVKDVVAGKQLPKRIVTNETVFPMNVAAQVLPTRKY